A region from the Kribbella shirazensis genome encodes:
- the lysS gene encoding lysine--tRNA ligase, producing the protein MTDTHVDPVNPDSGQDDLPEQMRVRREKRDRLLAEGVQPYPISVARTHLLKDLRAKYDAQELEPDTRTGEQVAVAGRVIFLRNTGKLCFVRLREGDGTELQVMLSLADLGEEELARFKQLVDIGDLLSVQGEVITSRRGELSVQATAWQMAAKTLRPLPNEHKPLSEEARVRLRYVDLIVRPEAREMVRAKAAVLKALRATYDERGFVEVETPVLQLTNGGAAARPFSTHLNAFDQEMKLRIALELDLKRAMIGGVDRVYEIGRTFRNEGLDSTHSAEFSMIEAYEAYGDYDTMAELIQELIRNAGRAIGRTTITGRDGSTIDVEQPFQHATLFGLLSEAVGESVDASTDLATLTKLAEQHDVELQPGRNAGEIAVDLFEKLCEHTLIQPTFVRDYPESARPLAKPHREIPGLVEAWDLFFNGVELGVAYSELNDPVIQRDRLVAQSLLAAAGDPEAMDLDEDFLRAMEFGMPPAGGMGMGLDRLVMLLTGTGIRETILFPLLRPE; encoded by the coding sequence ATGACTGATACACACGTGGACCCGGTGAACCCCGACAGCGGGCAGGACGACCTGCCCGAGCAGATGCGGGTCCGCCGGGAGAAGCGTGACCGCCTGCTGGCGGAGGGTGTGCAGCCGTACCCGATCTCGGTGGCCCGGACGCACCTGCTGAAGGACCTGCGGGCGAAGTACGACGCTCAGGAGCTGGAGCCCGACACGCGGACCGGCGAGCAGGTCGCGGTGGCCGGCCGGGTGATCTTCCTGCGCAACACCGGCAAGCTGTGCTTCGTCCGGCTCCGCGAGGGGGACGGGACCGAGCTGCAGGTGATGCTGTCGCTGGCCGACCTGGGCGAGGAGGAGCTGGCCCGGTTCAAGCAGCTCGTCGACATCGGCGACCTGCTGTCGGTCCAGGGCGAGGTGATCACCAGCCGGCGCGGTGAGCTGTCCGTGCAGGCGACCGCCTGGCAGATGGCCGCGAAGACGCTCCGCCCGCTGCCGAACGAGCACAAGCCGCTCAGCGAAGAGGCGCGGGTCCGGTTGCGGTACGTCGACCTGATCGTCCGGCCCGAGGCGCGCGAGATGGTGCGCGCCAAGGCGGCCGTCCTGAAGGCGCTGCGCGCGACGTACGACGAGCGCGGCTTCGTCGAGGTCGAGACGCCGGTGCTGCAGCTGACCAACGGCGGCGCCGCGGCCCGGCCGTTCTCGACGCACCTGAACGCGTTCGACCAGGAGATGAAGCTGCGGATCGCGCTCGAGCTCGACCTCAAGCGGGCGATGATCGGCGGCGTCGACCGGGTCTACGAGATCGGCCGGACGTTCCGTAACGAGGGGCTGGACTCCACCCACTCCGCGGAATTCTCGATGATCGAGGCGTACGAGGCGTACGGCGATTACGACACGATGGCCGAGCTGATCCAGGAGCTGATCCGGAACGCGGGCCGTGCGATCGGTCGTACGACGATCACCGGGCGCGACGGTTCGACCATCGACGTCGAGCAGCCGTTCCAGCACGCGACGCTTTTCGGGCTGCTCTCCGAAGCGGTCGGTGAGAGCGTCGACGCGAGCACCGACCTGGCCACGCTGACCAAGCTCGCCGAACAGCACGACGTCGAGCTGCAACCCGGCCGGAATGCCGGTGAGATCGCCGTCGACTTGTTCGAGAAGCTGTGCGAACACACGCTGATCCAGCCCACCTTTGTCCGCGACTATCCGGAGTCGGCGCGGCCGCTGGCGAAGCCGCACCGGGAAATTCCGGGGCTGGTCGAGGCCTGGGACCTGTTCTTCAACGGCGTCGAACTCGGGGTCGCGTACTCGGAGCTGAACGACCCGGTGATCCAGCGCGATCGCCTGGTGGCGCAGTCCTTGCTGGCCGCCGCGGGCGACCCGGAGGCGATGGATCTCGACGAGGACTTCCTGCGCGCGATGGAATTCGGGATGCCGCCGGCCGGCGGGATGGGGATGGGCCTGGACCGCCTGGTGATGTTGCTCACCGGCACCGGTATCCGGGAGACGATTCTGTTCCCGTTGCTGCGGCCGGAGTGA
- a CDS encoding histone-like nucleoid-structuring protein Lsr2 produces the protein MAQRVQVVLEDDLDGGKADETVTFGLDGTTYEIDLSKKNAAKLRDALAAYVGSGRRVSGRRGAAGRSRGRGRSASDSADIRAWAKENGYEVSERGRISAEVRAAYNEAK, from the coding sequence ATGGCGCAAAGGGTTCAGGTGGTTCTCGAGGACGATCTCGACGGCGGTAAGGCCGACGAGACCGTCACTTTCGGGCTGGACGGAACGACCTACGAGATCGATCTGTCCAAGAAGAACGCCGCCAAGTTGCGCGACGCCCTCGCGGCCTACGTCGGCTCCGGGCGCCGGGTGTCCGGCCGCCGGGGTGCGGCGGGCCGGTCCCGCGGCCGTGGCCGGTCGGCGTCGGACTCCGCGGACATCCGGGCCTGGGCCAAGGAGAACGGTTACGAGGTCAGCGAGCGCGGCCGGATCTCCGCCGAGGTGCGCGCGGCGTACAACGAAGCCAAGTAG
- a CDS encoding ATP-dependent Clp protease ATP-binding subunit has product MFERFTDRARRVVVLAQEEARMLSHNYIGTEHILLGLIHEGEGVAAKALESLGISLEAVRSQVEEIIGQGQQAPSGHIPFTPRAKKVLELSLREALQLGHNYIGTEHILLGLIREGEGVAAQVLVKLGADLNKVRQQVIQLLSGYQGKETTAAGGAPTEGAPSSSLVLDQFGRNYTQSAREAKLDPVIGRETEIERVMQVLSRRTKNNPVLIGEPGVGKTAIVEGLAQQIVRGDVPETLKDKQIYSLDLGALVAGSRYRGDFEERLKKVLKEIRTRGDIVLFIDEIHTLVGAGAAEGAIDAASILKPMLARGELQTIGATTLDEYRKYVEKDAALERRFQPIQVAEPSIAHTIEILKGLRDRYEAHHRVTITDAALVNAAQMADRYISDRFLPDKAIDLIDEAGARLRIRRMTAPPDLREFDEKIATVRREKESAIDAQDFERAARLRDDEKKLINAKSEREKQWKAGDMDVVAEVDEELIAEVLSTATGIPVFKLTEEESSRLLDMEKELAKRYIGQTDAVKALSRSIRRTRAGLKDPRRPSGSFIFAGPSGVGKTELSKALTEFLFGDENALISLDMSEYSEKHTASRLFGSPPGYVGYEEGGQLTEKVRRKPFSVVLFDEVEKAHPDIFNSLLQILDEGRLTDAQGRVVDFKNTVIIMTTNLGTKDIARAVSLGFSQANDTTTSYEKMKAKVTEELKQHFRPEFLNRVDEIVVFHQHDMDAIVKIVDLMVAQIEERLKDRDMGIELTPAAKELVAKRGFDPVLGARPLRRALQRDVEDVLAEKILFGDLRPGQIVVVDAAPEGTVNEDGLAEYFTFTGNQKSTTSDLELTDLTTGGPSGTTGVQDT; this is encoded by the coding sequence ATGTTTGAACGATTTACGGACCGCGCCCGTCGGGTAGTCGTCCTGGCTCAGGAAGAGGCCAGGATGCTCAGCCACAACTACATCGGGACCGAGCACATCCTGCTCGGCCTGATCCACGAGGGTGAGGGTGTCGCCGCCAAGGCTCTCGAGAGCCTGGGTATCTCGCTCGAGGCTGTCCGCTCCCAGGTCGAGGAGATCATCGGCCAGGGACAGCAGGCTCCGAGCGGGCACATCCCGTTCACCCCCCGCGCCAAGAAGGTGCTGGAGCTCTCCCTGCGCGAGGCCCTGCAACTGGGCCACAACTACATCGGCACCGAGCACATCCTGCTCGGCCTCATCCGCGAGGGTGAGGGTGTCGCTGCGCAGGTCCTGGTCAAGCTCGGCGCGGACCTGAACAAGGTCCGGCAGCAGGTCATCCAGCTGCTGAGCGGGTACCAGGGCAAGGAGACGACCGCCGCCGGTGGTGCCCCCACCGAGGGTGCGCCCAGCAGCTCCCTGGTGCTCGACCAGTTCGGCAGGAACTACACCCAGTCCGCTCGTGAGGCGAAGCTCGACCCGGTGATCGGGCGCGAGACCGAGATCGAGCGGGTCATGCAGGTGCTGTCCCGCCGTACCAAGAACAACCCTGTCCTGATCGGTGAGCCGGGCGTCGGCAAGACCGCCATCGTGGAAGGTCTGGCCCAGCAGATCGTCCGCGGTGACGTCCCGGAGACGCTGAAGGACAAGCAGATCTACTCCCTCGACCTGGGCGCCCTGGTGGCCGGTTCGCGCTACCGCGGCGACTTCGAGGAACGCCTGAAGAAGGTGCTCAAGGAGATCCGCACCCGCGGCGACATCGTGCTGTTCATCGACGAGATCCACACCCTCGTCGGGGCCGGCGCGGCCGAGGGCGCGATCGACGCCGCGAGCATCCTGAAGCCGATGCTGGCCCGTGGCGAGCTGCAGACGATCGGCGCCACCACCCTCGACGAGTACCGCAAGTACGTCGAGAAGGACGCCGCGCTGGAGCGCCGCTTCCAGCCGATCCAGGTGGCCGAGCCCTCGATCGCGCACACGATCGAGATCCTCAAGGGCCTCCGCGACCGGTACGAGGCGCACCACCGGGTGACGATCACCGACGCCGCGCTGGTGAACGCCGCGCAGATGGCCGACCGGTACATCTCGGACCGGTTCCTGCCGGACAAGGCGATCGACCTGATCGACGAGGCCGGTGCCCGGCTCCGGATCCGCCGGATGACCGCGCCGCCGGACCTGCGCGAGTTCGACGAGAAGATCGCGACCGTGCGCCGGGAGAAGGAGTCGGCGATCGACGCGCAGGACTTCGAGCGCGCCGCCCGGCTGCGGGACGACGAGAAGAAGCTGATCAACGCGAAGTCCGAGCGTGAGAAGCAGTGGAAGGCCGGCGACATGGACGTCGTCGCCGAGGTCGACGAGGAGCTGATCGCCGAGGTGCTCAGCACGGCGACCGGCATCCCGGTCTTCAAGCTGACCGAGGAGGAGTCCTCGCGGCTGCTGGACATGGAGAAGGAGCTGGCCAAGCGCTACATCGGCCAGACCGACGCGGTCAAGGCGCTGTCCCGCTCGATCCGGCGGACCCGCGCCGGCCTGAAGGACCCGCGCCGCCCGAGCGGCTCGTTCATCTTCGCCGGCCCGTCCGGTGTCGGTAAGACCGAGCTGTCGAAGGCGCTGACCGAGTTCCTGTTCGGTGACGAGAACGCACTGATCAGCCTCGACATGTCGGAGTACTCGGAGAAGCACACGGCCTCCCGGCTGTTCGGCTCCCCGCCTGGGTACGTCGGCTACGAAGAGGGTGGCCAGCTGACCGAGAAGGTGCGCCGCAAGCCGTTCAGCGTGGTGCTGTTCGACGAGGTGGAGAAGGCCCACCCGGACATCTTCAACTCGCTGCTGCAGATCCTGGACGAGGGTCGTCTGACCGACGCCCAGGGCCGCGTGGTCGACTTCAAGAACACCGTGATCATCATGACCACGAACCTCGGCACCAAGGACATCGCCAGGGCGGTGAGCCTCGGCTTCTCGCAGGCGAACGACACCACCACGTCGTACGAGAAGATGAAGGCCAAGGTCACCGAGGAGCTCAAGCAGCACTTCCGGCCGGAGTTCCTGAACCGCGTCGACGAGATCGTGGTCTTCCACCAGCACGACATGGACGCGATCGTGAAGATCGTCGACCTGATGGTGGCCCAGATCGAGGAGCGGCTGAAGGACCGGGACATGGGCATCGAGCTCACGCCGGCGGCGAAGGAACTCGTCGCGAAGCGCGGCTTCGACCCGGTCCTGGGCGCCCGCCCGCTGCGCCGCGCACTGCAGCGCGACGTGGAGGACGTGCTGGCCGAGAAGATCCTGTTCGGGGATCTTCGCCCCGGGCAGATCGTCGTGGTCGACGCGGCCCCGGAGGGCACGGTGAACGAGGACGGCCTGGCCGAGTACTTCACCTTCACCGGGAACCAGAAGTCCACGACCTCCGACCTGGAGCTCACGGACCTCACCACCGGCGGTCCCAGCGGCACCACCGGTGTCCAGGACACCTGA
- a CDS encoding SigE family RNA polymerase sigma factor, with product MASNRDQDFTDYVSAHRGRMMRIARLLTSGDAHWAEDLVQTALTKLYLKWGAIRPENGAARYADKILINVFLDEKRRFWRHRETLTGEVSEPRRTMPPAAGPEDRLTVLAALERLPRRQRAAVVLRYFCDLDVAAAAELMGSSQGTVKSQTARGLEKLRDLIVEPLDTLEHVR from the coding sequence GTGGCGAGCAACCGCGACCAGGACTTCACCGACTACGTCAGTGCCCACCGCGGGCGGATGATGCGGATCGCCCGGCTGCTGACCAGCGGGGACGCGCACTGGGCCGAGGACCTGGTCCAGACAGCCCTGACCAAGCTCTACCTGAAGTGGGGTGCGATCCGGCCCGAGAACGGTGCGGCGCGGTACGCCGACAAGATCCTGATCAACGTCTTCCTGGACGAGAAGCGCCGGTTCTGGCGTCATCGCGAGACATTGACCGGCGAGGTCTCCGAGCCCCGGCGGACGATGCCGCCGGCGGCCGGGCCGGAGGATCGGCTCACCGTGCTGGCCGCGCTCGAACGGCTGCCCAGGCGCCAACGGGCCGCCGTCGTACTGCGGTACTTCTGCGATCTGGACGTGGCCGCTGCCGCCGAGCTGATGGGCAGCAGTCAGGGCACCGTCAAGAGCCAGACCGCTCGAGGGCTGGAGAAGCTGCGCGACCTCATCGTCGAACCCCTGGACACACTGGAGCATGTGCGATGA
- a CDS encoding CU044_5270 family protein encodes MTDLKNLLEQAAGTDPVVTDADVAADLNRGRRAARRRRFAGAGLTTVAAAVTIGALAVPLAFSPADGSGTDGSASGGSGTAVSAPPATSGTTALSAGDVLLVAAAHEEQAEATTGTYFRVRKVYSREWTVLADGRIVCCGSAPAGPGGYKLRELTVNETWTGLKGGTAWLGTRSLGARPATPADEAAWRTAGAPTSWNAGPTDTADKHDQVLSSKPGKAVLYEMKDAADRYTAPGMNSTLEDVLALPATPKQLRARLLETKALTAPDADDVVALVQFSGSLLSDTPALPKVRAAAFRLLAGLPGATVRQNVTDLSGRTGTAVAFSFPEYSLNLRLIVDPKTGKLLSSSYTGGKNGDSTVLLSGWTDDTPKAPPASMK; translated from the coding sequence ATGACTGATCTGAAGAACCTTCTCGAGCAGGCCGCCGGGACCGACCCGGTCGTCACGGACGCCGACGTCGCGGCCGACCTCAACCGTGGCCGGCGGGCCGCCCGTCGCCGCCGGTTCGCCGGGGCCGGCCTCACCACCGTCGCCGCGGCGGTCACCATCGGCGCGCTCGCAGTACCGCTGGCCTTCTCGCCCGCAGACGGCTCGGGTACAGATGGCTCGGCCTCGGGTGGGTCGGGCACCGCCGTCTCGGCGCCTCCCGCGACGAGCGGCACGACGGCGCTGTCGGCCGGTGACGTGCTCCTGGTCGCGGCGGCCCACGAGGAGCAGGCCGAAGCGACGACGGGTACCTACTTCCGGGTCCGGAAGGTCTACAGCCGGGAGTGGACCGTGCTGGCCGACGGCAGGATCGTCTGCTGCGGGTCGGCCCCGGCCGGGCCAGGTGGCTACAAGCTGCGGGAGTTGACGGTCAACGAGACCTGGACCGGGCTGAAGGGCGGCACCGCCTGGTTGGGGACGCGCTCCCTCGGCGCGCGGCCCGCCACTCCGGCCGACGAGGCGGCTTGGCGCACAGCGGGAGCGCCGACGAGCTGGAACGCCGGTCCGACCGACACCGCGGACAAGCATGACCAGGTGCTGTCGTCCAAGCCGGGGAAGGCCGTCCTCTACGAGATGAAGGACGCCGCGGACCGCTACACCGCCCCCGGGATGAACAGCACCCTGGAGGACGTGCTGGCGCTGCCTGCCACCCCGAAGCAGTTGCGGGCCCGGCTGCTCGAGACGAAGGCGCTGACCGCTCCTGACGCCGACGACGTCGTGGCTCTCGTACAGTTCTCCGGCAGTCTGCTCAGTGACACTCCGGCGCTGCCCAAGGTCCGTGCGGCCGCCTTCCGGTTGCTGGCGGGCCTGCCGGGCGCCACGGTCCGGCAGAACGTCACCGACCTGAGCGGCCGGACGGGTACCGCGGTCGCGTTCTCCTTCCCGGAGTACTCGCTGAACCTCCGGCTGATCGTCGACCCGAAGACCGGGAAGCTGCTGAGCAGCAGCTACACCGGCGGGAAGAACGGCGACAGCACGGTCCTGCTCTCAGGCTGGACCGACGACACCCCGAAGGCGCCGCCCGCGAGCATGAAGTGA
- a CDS encoding kinetoplast-associated-like protein has protein sequence MDAPRLPLTQEPVADTGSFGVRQAGGVLERAQRIADTLREQAEHENDVARDEASRIRAESERLKADADAHAKKVRADAMAAAQRVLNDAEAAAERLRTESESAAEQLRATVAEEVAKRRAESEAAAEQVRAESQATAERLRAESEAAAQRRIAEAEAEAARLKETADELLEEARMARESAQAAVERASKEAQQLVADAGEQAALVSQAAVRNEADLIARAEAEAGELRAAVEREVEAAREKSRVEIAEAHAEIERLRGENRTELERRTAELEETERAKLAAISLEIDKLRAEAVAEIAERKAEAEAGNERLMADARAQAKLVVDSIEADRRTAAAEAQRIVEEANKAAEAAMAEAEKQTLWSKKTVDELIAAAESEAQSIRDQAAADAAQLLKQKRAHLRRVVGRSTSRLKQTQDAIARENAELTQLAETTLYSAGEQAEATLASAKQEAERVTAQAQTRADRLKNTAAEEAREIIERAKRREAEAQASTQVLRERAANDLSEAQRQSHELIRKSRAEAQQIEAQAREHSDTLRAQARKLLADAEARVAALNQRRDEITKELTQLSGVIEALAVPGFRPGGGMSSSEGSTGESG, from the coding sequence ATGGACGCTCCGCGTCTGCCGCTGACCCAGGAACCGGTCGCCGACACCGGTTCCTTTGGCGTGCGGCAGGCGGGCGGGGTGCTCGAGCGGGCCCAGCGGATCGCCGACACGCTGCGCGAGCAGGCCGAGCACGAGAACGATGTCGCCCGCGACGAGGCGAGCCGGATCCGCGCCGAGAGCGAGCGGCTGAAGGCCGACGCCGACGCCCACGCCAAGAAGGTCCGCGCAGACGCCATGGCGGCCGCCCAGCGCGTGCTGAACGACGCGGAGGCCGCCGCCGAGCGGCTGCGTACCGAGTCGGAGTCGGCCGCGGAGCAGTTGCGGGCCACGGTCGCCGAGGAGGTGGCCAAGCGCCGCGCGGAGTCCGAAGCGGCGGCCGAGCAGGTGCGGGCCGAGAGCCAGGCGACCGCTGAGCGTCTGCGGGCCGAGTCGGAGGCTGCGGCGCAGCGGCGGATCGCGGAGGCGGAGGCCGAGGCGGCGCGGCTGAAGGAAACCGCCGACGAGCTGCTCGAAGAGGCCCGGATGGCTCGTGAGTCGGCGCAGGCGGCCGTCGAGCGGGCCAGCAAGGAGGCGCAGCAGCTGGTCGCCGACGCCGGTGAGCAGGCCGCGCTGGTGTCGCAGGCCGCCGTCCGGAACGAGGCCGACCTGATCGCCCGGGCCGAGGCGGAGGCGGGCGAGCTGCGGGCCGCGGTCGAGCGCGAGGTCGAGGCGGCCCGGGAGAAGTCCCGCGTCGAGATCGCCGAGGCGCATGCCGAGATCGAGCGGTTGCGCGGCGAGAACCGGACCGAGCTGGAGCGCCGTACGGCGGAGCTCGAGGAGACCGAGCGGGCGAAGCTGGCCGCGATCTCGCTGGAGATCGACAAGCTCCGGGCGGAGGCGGTCGCGGAGATCGCCGAGCGCAAGGCCGAGGCCGAGGCGGGCAACGAGCGGCTGATGGCCGACGCCCGGGCGCAGGCCAAGCTGGTCGTCGACTCCATCGAGGCGGACCGCCGGACCGCGGCCGCCGAGGCGCAGCGGATCGTCGAGGAGGCGAACAAGGCCGCCGAGGCCGCGATGGCCGAGGCCGAGAAGCAGACCCTGTGGAGCAAGAAGACCGTCGACGAGCTGATCGCCGCCGCTGAGTCCGAGGCGCAGTCGATCCGCGACCAGGCCGCCGCCGACGCGGCCCAGTTGCTCAAGCAGAAGCGCGCGCACCTGCGCCGCGTGGTCGGACGGTCGACGAGCCGGCTCAAGCAGACCCAGGACGCGATCGCCCGGGAGAACGCCGAGCTGACCCAGCTGGCCGAGACCACGCTGTACTCGGCCGGCGAGCAGGCGGAGGCGACGCTGGCCTCGGCCAAGCAGGAGGCCGAGCGGGTCACCGCCCAGGCGCAGACCCGCGCCGACCGGTTGAAGAACACGGCCGCCGAGGAAGCACGCGAGATCATCGAGCGGGCGAAGCGCCGCGAGGCCGAGGCCCAGGCGAGCACCCAGGTACTGCGGGAGCGCGCGGCCAACGACCTGTCCGAGGCGCAACGTCAGTCGCACGAGCTGATCCGCAAGTCCCGCGCGGAGGCCCAGCAGATCGAGGCCCAGGCCCGGGAGCACTCCGACACCCTGCGCGCGCAGGCCCGAAAACTTCTCGCCGACGCCGAGGCGAGGGTCGCGGCGCTGAACCAGCGCCGTGATGAGATCACCAAGGAGCTCACCCAGCTTTCGGGTGTGATCGAGGCACTCGCTGTACCGGGGTTCCGCCCAGGTGGTGGAATGTCCTCCAGTGAGGGTTCCACGGGGGAATCAGGATGA
- a CDS encoding DivIVA domain-containing protein yields the protein MSSESPTPFRTVLRGYEPAQVDQHIRELTTSLTALQQQSEQLQRHVQELQSRTDAAEAAVISAQEDTKDRTPTFTEFGERVAKILSLADDEARDLVTRARTDAEAIVADAEAHAKKVRKEAEQYSLDWKSEVDAEAARILEEARTQADDMRDEAERDATARRSEAQALYEQERAKSAQAAAAFETTLAERRGKVEQEFAARTALAEQQLAAVTDRAAQVQREADRSRSEAERLAQQQLADANRQAQEIVAAAKDKAERIRAESERELAAATQRRDSINAQLTNVRQMLATLSGSPAMPLDLLADDDEDATTGSKKN from the coding sequence ATGAGCAGTGAAAGCCCAACCCCGTTCCGTACCGTTCTGCGTGGCTACGAGCCTGCCCAGGTGGATCAGCACATCCGTGAGCTGACCACCTCCCTGACGGCCCTGCAGCAGCAGTCCGAGCAGCTGCAGCGGCACGTCCAGGAGCTGCAGTCCCGCACGGACGCGGCGGAGGCGGCCGTCATCTCCGCCCAGGAGGACACCAAGGACCGCACGCCCACCTTCACCGAGTTCGGTGAGCGCGTCGCGAAGATCCTGTCGCTGGCCGACGACGAGGCCCGTGACCTGGTGACCCGCGCCCGCACCGACGCGGAGGCGATCGTCGCCGACGCCGAGGCGCACGCGAAGAAGGTCCGCAAGGAGGCCGAGCAGTACTCCCTGGACTGGAAGAGCGAGGTCGACGCCGAGGCCGCCCGGATCCTCGAGGAGGCCCGGACCCAGGCCGACGACATGCGCGACGAGGCCGAGCGCGACGCCACCGCGCGGCGCAGCGAGGCCCAGGCGCTGTACGAGCAGGAGCGCGCCAAGTCCGCGCAGGCCGCGGCCGCCTTCGAGACCACCCTGGCCGAGCGCCGGGGCAAGGTCGAGCAGGAGTTCGCCGCCCGCACGGCCCTGGCCGAGCAGCAGCTCGCCGCCGTCACCGACCGCGCTGCTCAGGTGCAGCGTGAGGCCGACCGTTCCCGGTCCGAGGCCGAGCGGCTCGCGCAGCAGCAGCTGGCCGACGCCAACCGGCAGGCCCAGGAGATCGTCGCCGCCGCGAAGGACAAGGCCGAGCGGATCCGTGCCGAGTCCGAGCGCGAGCTCGCGGCCGCGACGCAGCGCCGGGACAGCATCAACGCGCAGCTGACCAACGTCCGCCAGATGCTGGCGACGCTGTCCGGCAGCCCGGCGATGCCGCTCGACCTGCTGGCCGACGACGACGAAGACGCCACCACCGGCAGCAAGAAGAACTGA
- a CDS encoding A/G-specific adenine glycosylase: MLDSSGSPQVLHDPVLRWYDANARVLPWREPDAGAWAVMVSEFMLQQTPVNRVLPAYRSWLERWPKPVDLAAEAPGEAVRAWDRLGYPRRALRLHAAAQAIVERHGGEVPDDHAALLALPGVGTYTAAAIASFAFGQRHAVVDTNVRRVLARALTGVAQPSISPTAADQRLAVSALPADERTAARWAVASMELGALVCTARTPRCADCPIQSQCAWILAGSPPYDGPARRGQTYEGTDRQARGRLLAVLRSASAPVAKADLDACWPDAVQRERALDGLVADGLVEPLARARYRLPA; this comes from the coding sequence GTGCTAGACAGCTCAGGCTCGCCGCAGGTCCTCCACGACCCGGTGCTGCGTTGGTACGACGCCAACGCGCGGGTGCTGCCGTGGCGGGAGCCGGATGCCGGGGCGTGGGCCGTGATGGTCAGCGAGTTCATGCTGCAGCAGACACCGGTGAATCGGGTGCTGCCGGCGTACCGGAGCTGGCTGGAGCGGTGGCCGAAGCCGGTGGACCTGGCCGCAGAGGCTCCTGGTGAGGCTGTGCGGGCCTGGGACCGCCTCGGGTACCCCAGACGCGCCCTCCGGCTGCACGCGGCGGCTCAGGCGATTGTGGAGCGTCACGGCGGCGAGGTGCCGGACGACCACGCCGCACTGCTGGCACTGCCCGGTGTGGGCACCTACACGGCCGCGGCCATCGCGTCCTTCGCCTTCGGCCAGCGGCACGCGGTCGTCGACACGAACGTACGCCGGGTCCTGGCCCGAGCCCTGACCGGCGTGGCGCAGCCGAGCATCTCCCCCACCGCCGCCGACCAGCGCCTCGCAGTCAGTGCCCTTCCCGCCGACGAACGCACCGCCGCCCGCTGGGCCGTGGCCTCCATGGAGCTGGGCGCCCTCGTCTGCACCGCCCGTACGCCGCGCTGCGCCGACTGCCCCATCCAGTCCCAGTGCGCGTGGATCCTCGCCGGAAGCCCGCCGTACGACGGTCCAGCCCGCCGCGGCCAGACCTACGAAGGCACCGACCGCCAAGCCCGCGGCCGTCTCCTCGCCGTACTGCGCTCCGCGTCGGCCCCGGTCGCCAAAGCCGACCTGGACGCGTGCTGGCCGGACGCCGTCCAACGCGAACGCGCCCTCGACGGACTGGTCGCCGACGGACTGGTCGAGCCCCTGGCCCGCGCCCGCTACCGCCTGCCCGCCTGA